A window from Halomicrobium urmianum encodes these proteins:
- a CDS encoding phosphopantetheine adenylyltransferase: MKVALGGTFDPIHDGHRALFERAFELGDVTVGLTSDDLAPKTRNDERPIRSFEERRRDLEAELSDFVDERDHEFEVRPLDSPTGIATEPQFDALVVSPETETGGKRINEIRRENGHEPLEIEVVPHVKAEDGDIISSTRIVNGEIDEHGALTPDRDGR; the protein is encoded by the coding sequence ATGAAGGTCGCGCTGGGCGGGACGTTCGATCCGATCCACGACGGACACCGCGCCCTCTTCGAGCGCGCGTTTGAGCTGGGCGACGTCACGGTCGGCCTGACCAGCGACGACCTCGCGCCCAAGACACGCAACGACGAACGACCGATCCGCTCCTTCGAGGAGCGCAGGCGCGACCTCGAGGCCGAGCTGTCCGACTTCGTCGACGAGCGCGACCACGAGTTCGAGGTCCGCCCGCTGGACAGCCCCACCGGCATCGCGACGGAACCGCAGTTCGACGCGCTCGTCGTCTCGCCCGAGACCGAGACCGGCGGCAAGCGCATCAACGAGATCCGCCGGGAGAACGGCCACGAGCCCCTCGAAATCGAAGTCGTTCCCCACGTCAAGGCCGAGGACGGCGACATCATCTCCTCGACGCGCATCGTGAACGGGGAGATCGACGAGCACGGCGCCCTCACGCCCGACCGCGACGGCCGCTGA
- a CDS encoding glutamate--cysteine ligase, producing MEETGSAEVFDRTGTLGIEEEFYVVDEHGRPTSGTDELVYESDPPAILDGRLDHELFKCVIETQTPLIESLDEARAALDDVRDALVEHARSEGFGIAAAGLHPLAKWRELEHAEKPRYREQLDRIQYPQHRNVTAGLHVHVGVDDPDKAVWIANEVRWYLPLMLALSANSPFWNGFDTGLASARAKIFEGLPNTGMPTAFDSFEEFRTFEERMIETGSIDDRGELWFDVRPHSGHGTVEVRTPDGHRDRDVVMAFVEYVAALVEDLGARYEDGESASGYRREILDENKWRALRYGHDAELIAQSESASVPLGELVDRECSRLGVDGIGTVYERESGAAAQRRIRREEGVDALAAELELP from the coding sequence ATGGAGGAGACGGGCTCAGCCGAGGTATTCGACAGGACGGGCACCCTCGGAATCGAGGAGGAGTTCTACGTCGTCGACGAGCACGGTCGGCCGACCTCCGGGACGGACGAACTGGTCTACGAGTCCGACCCGCCGGCGATTCTCGATGGCCGTCTCGACCACGAGCTGTTCAAGTGCGTCATCGAGACGCAGACGCCGCTGATCGAGTCGCTCGACGAGGCCCGGGCGGCGTTAGACGACGTCCGGGACGCGCTCGTCGAACACGCCCGCTCGGAGGGGTTCGGCATCGCGGCCGCGGGCCTGCACCCGCTGGCGAAGTGGCGCGAACTCGAACACGCCGAGAAGCCCCGCTACCGGGAGCAACTCGACCGCATCCAGTACCCACAGCACCGCAACGTCACGGCCGGCCTGCACGTCCACGTCGGCGTCGACGACCCGGACAAGGCCGTCTGGATCGCCAACGAGGTCCGCTGGTACCTACCGCTGATGCTGGCGCTGTCGGCCAACTCGCCGTTCTGGAACGGCTTCGACACCGGGCTGGCCTCCGCCCGCGCGAAGATCTTCGAGGGGCTGCCCAACACCGGAATGCCCACCGCCTTCGACTCCTTCGAGGAGTTCCGGACCTTCGAGGAGCGCATGATCGAGACGGGCAGCATCGACGACCGCGGGGAACTGTGGTTCGACGTCCGCCCCCACTCCGGCCACGGCACCGTCGAGGTCCGCACGCCGGACGGTCACCGCGACCGCGACGTCGTGATGGCCTTCGTCGAGTACGTCGCGGCGCTAGTCGAGGACCTCGGCGCCCGCTACGAGGACGGCGAGTCCGCCAGCGGCTACCGACGCGAGATCCTCGACGAGAACAAGTGGCGCGCGCTCCGGTACGGTCACGACGCCGAACTGATCGCGCAGTCGGAGTCGGCGTCGGTCCCGCTGGGCGAACTCGTCGACCGCGAGTGCTCGCGCCTCGGCGTCGACGGCATCGGCACGGTCTACGAGCGCGAGAGCGGCGCCGCTGCCCAGCGGAGGATACGCCGCGAGGAGGGCGTCGACGCCCTCGCCGCGGAACTGGAACTGCCCTGA
- a CDS encoding DUF7385 family protein — translation MEDFEELVSSLTPREDNEAIRSYQNTTAVACPACEEPFDDMVVCKQEFTSLNLDVELDLCTTTHDGNVVLFTHKP, via the coding sequence ATGGAGGACTTCGAGGAACTCGTCTCGTCGCTCACCCCGCGCGAGGACAACGAGGCAATCCGGTCGTACCAGAACACCACCGCGGTCGCCTGCCCGGCCTGCGAGGAGCCGTTCGACGACATGGTGGTCTGCAAACAGGAGTTCACGTCGCTGAACCTGGACGTGGAACTGGACCTGTGTACGACCACCCACGACGGCAACGTGGTGCTGTTCACCCACAAGCCCTAG
- a CDS encoding PKD domain-containing protein, translating to MADWIRHVDEPPPELDISLVQGGERFERLPSPLFYAVQWALDRSLFSQPFGRSAANFYPLDLADASGYSRYEVARVRLPPRVWERFTRDPNQRRLHVRFGAGDELDDSHSTWDWSRVFTYLLNHDPEADAGADAEVSVSDGSLQQAAELDGSGTTDPDPGASLNYRWFLIDGPTVDLTRSANRGFVQSMAKRVSTGSGARVTAVPKGATVPPGARGTYRFKLEVTDDDVSTYYGNRGRDEDDATIAIGESAGAGGVSVLSPTSDRQAHVERPTDDRVRIEYEIGPDLYRELEQQYGFFMLELLVRHLERPGRAPVYEDVTRGKPPRRGQFTWHLYDVDGLRTEPGPYDVSLSVVGARDFGLLTVDGYSTSTTEEKALYLDPFQFWADLVSFRPPASVQRGLHNDPDVSSGRFQPIEDAIGPVNLDYYPVRIDAFPTVQGQTFTPSDLVEYVRLNINYLQEISAISFAPTTFTPWNARHRWTWHSSSPVGAFIFLDLTGPDNATVVCTAYDATHWRFSTTYTTSAVDGYPVLAHPVSGNREWGIFKNDRGTYTFYTRAADRTLYTDHPSIGYGVGDVLWRGLQAGVAKFVNSNGGSATVETPITLRPAWADVAQCCHNPTRSWLYQ from the coding sequence ATGGCCGACTGGATTAGGCACGTCGACGAGCCACCGCCGGAACTGGACATCTCCCTCGTGCAGGGCGGTGAGCGGTTCGAGCGGCTACCGTCGCCGCTGTTCTACGCCGTTCAGTGGGCCCTCGACAGGTCGCTGTTCTCCCAGCCGTTCGGCCGCTCGGCGGCGAACTTCTACCCGCTCGACCTCGCGGACGCGAGCGGGTACTCCCGCTACGAGGTGGCGCGGGTCCGGTTGCCGCCCCGCGTCTGGGAGCGCTTCACGCGCGACCCGAACCAGCGGCGCCTCCACGTCCGGTTCGGCGCCGGCGACGAGCTGGACGACTCCCACTCGACCTGGGACTGGTCGCGCGTGTTCACTTACCTGCTCAACCACGACCCCGAGGCGGACGCCGGGGCGGACGCCGAGGTGTCGGTGTCGGACGGGTCGCTGCAGCAGGCGGCTGAACTCGACGGCAGCGGGACGACGGACCCGGACCCCGGGGCGTCGCTCAACTATCGCTGGTTCCTGATCGACGGCCCCACCGTCGATCTGACGCGGAGCGCGAACCGCGGGTTCGTGCAGTCGATGGCGAAGCGGGTCTCGACGGGGAGCGGTGCGCGGGTGACGGCGGTCCCGAAGGGCGCGACGGTCCCGCCGGGGGCGCGCGGCACCTACCGGTTCAAACTCGAGGTCACCGACGACGACGTGTCGACCTACTACGGGAACCGTGGGCGAGACGAGGACGACGCGACGATCGCGATCGGCGAGTCGGCCGGGGCCGGCGGAGTCAGCGTGCTCTCTCCGACGAGCGACCGCCAGGCCCACGTCGAGCGGCCGACTGACGACCGGGTCCGAATAGAGTACGAGATCGGTCCGGACCTCTACCGGGAGTTAGAGCAGCAGTACGGCTTCTTCATGCTGGAACTGCTGGTCCGTCACTTGGAGCGGCCCGGTCGCGCGCCGGTGTACGAAGACGTCACGCGCGGGAAGCCGCCGCGACGAGGCCAGTTCACCTGGCACCTCTACGACGTCGACGGACTGCGAACCGAGCCCGGGCCGTACGACGTCTCCCTCAGCGTCGTCGGAGCGCGCGACTTCGGCCTGTTGACGGTCGACGGGTACTCGACGTCCACCACGGAGGAGAAGGCCCTGTACCTGGACCCCTTCCAGTTCTGGGCGGACCTCGTGAGCTTCCGGCCCCCCGCGTCCGTCCAGCGAGGCCTGCACAACGACCCGGACGTCTCGTCGGGGCGGTTCCAGCCGATCGAGGACGCCATCGGCCCGGTCAACCTCGACTACTACCCCGTCCGGATCGACGCGTTCCCGACGGTGCAGGGACAGACGTTCACGCCGTCCGACCTCGTCGAGTACGTCCGCCTGAACATCAATTACCTGCAGGAGATCTCCGCGATCTCGTTCGCCCCGACGACGTTCACCCCCTGGAACGCGCGTCACCGCTGGACCTGGCACTCCTCGTCGCCGGTCGGTGCCTTCATCTTCCTGGACCTGACGGGCCCGGATAACGCCACGGTGGTCTGTACCGCCTACGACGCCACCCACTGGCGGTTCTCGACGACCTACACCACCTCCGCGGTCGACGGCTACCCGGTGTTGGCCCACCCCGTCAGCGGCAACCGGGAGTGGGGCATCTTCAAGAACGACCGGGGCACCTACACGTTCTACACGCGCGCCGCGGACAGGACTCTCTACACCGACCACCCGTCGATAGGCTACGGGGTCGGCGACGTCCTGTGGCGTGGGCTCCAGGCCGGCGTCGCGAAGTTCGTCAACAGCAACGGCGGCAGCGCGACCGTCGAGACGCCGATCACCCTCCGTCCGGCCTGGGCCGACGTCGCACAGTGCTGTCACAACCCGACCAGATCCTGGCTCTACCAATGA
- the cobT gene encoding nicotinate mononucleotide-dependent phosphoribosyltransferase CobT, giving the protein MTATRLVLAAGTTRTAAIDGLSAAGADSDLLAHTPAADAEIVEYGSPVRAPAVPQSPTGCLTPAVVTRAIRGLVDLPVTVVDGGLAEPAGAPTVTVGARPGDDIRESDPVPTAPGAMTAARQFGEALPDDEILLAETVPGGTTTALGVLRALGEAGSVSSSLPENPIERKREVVAEGLAASSLEPGDATDQPRRAVRRMGDPVLAVATGVALGALRSDTAVTLAGGTQMAAVAALLRHAGVEQRLPLATTSYVADDESADLAGTAERFDLDLTVTDPGFGDADHPAMARYAAGEAKEGVGMGGALAFADRAGVSMAEVRERVAALADDLTGEDGADETGSAAAGNVP; this is encoded by the coding sequence ATGACTGCCACCAGGCTCGTCCTCGCGGCGGGGACCACGCGGACGGCCGCGATCGACGGGCTCAGCGCCGCTGGGGCGGATTCGGATCTGCTCGCTCACACGCCGGCGGCCGACGCCGAGATCGTCGAGTACGGCTCCCCGGTTCGGGCGCCGGCCGTCCCGCAGAGCCCGACGGGGTGTCTCACGCCGGCGGTCGTCACGCGGGCGATCAGGGGTCTCGTGGACCTGCCGGTGACCGTCGTCGACGGGGGGCTGGCTGAACCGGCGGGCGCGCCGACCGTGACCGTGGGCGCGCGTCCGGGCGACGATATCAGGGAATCCGACCCGGTCCCGACGGCGCCCGGTGCGATGACCGCCGCCCGCCAGTTCGGCGAGGCGCTGCCGGACGACGAGATACTGCTGGCCGAGACGGTCCCGGGCGGCACGACGACGGCGCTGGGCGTCCTCCGGGCGCTCGGAGAGGCGGGCAGCGTCTCCTCCTCGCTGCCGGAGAACCCCATCGAGCGCAAGCGCGAGGTGGTCGCGGAGGGGCTGGCAGCGAGTTCGCTCGAACCCGGCGACGCCACCGACCAGCCCCGGCGAGCGGTGCGGCGGATGGGCGACCCCGTCCTCGCCGTCGCGACGGGCGTCGCACTGGGCGCGCTCCGGTCGGACACCGCGGTCACGCTGGCCGGCGGGACGCAGATGGCCGCCGTGGCCGCGCTGCTGCGTCACGCCGGCGTCGAGCAGCGGCTTCCGCTGGCGACCACGAGCTACGTCGCCGACGACGAGTCCGCGGACCTCGCCGGCACGGCCGAGCGGTTCGACCTCGACCTGACGGTGACCGACCCCGGCTTCGGCGACGCCGACCACCCCGCAATGGCCCGCTACGCCGCCGGGGAGGCCAAGGAGGGCGTGGGCATGGGCGGCGCGCTCGCCTTCGCCGACCGGGCGGGCGTGTCGATGGCCGAGGTCCGCGAGCGCGTCGCGGCGCTGGCCGACGACCTGACGGGCGAGGACGGCGCGGACGAGACGGGAAGCGCAGCGGCGGGGAACGTCCCGTGA
- a CDS encoding winged helix-turn-helix domain-containing protein yields the protein MAPDDARDDGEAGGDVRDKIEEGADRAMEQFDEGVVDLLSWVLDTETRARIYVFLREHPDSTSEEVAEGTGLYPSTVREALAELHDEEKVTRRKRESGGAGNNPYEYAAIAPSDLVADVVDDVQSELNAVFNLDEYLGPGDESNGNEPVTISVESGDDSDGPDGPTGNGVDAASGDSDARHEIDVDSADEDLGESDGSDGSGPSSDAAGE from the coding sequence ATGGCTCCGGACGATGCACGCGACGACGGCGAGGCGGGCGGCGACGTCCGCGACAAGATCGAGGAGGGGGCCGACCGGGCGATGGAGCAGTTCGACGAGGGCGTCGTCGACCTGCTCTCGTGGGTCTTGGACACGGAGACGCGAGCGCGCATCTACGTCTTCCTCCGCGAGCACCCCGACAGCACCAGCGAGGAGGTCGCCGAGGGGACCGGGCTCTACCCCAGCACGGTCCGCGAGGCGCTGGCCGAACTCCACGACGAGGAGAAGGTCACCCGCCGGAAGCGCGAGTCCGGCGGAGCCGGCAACAACCCCTACGAGTACGCCGCCATCGCGCCCAGCGACCTCGTCGCCGACGTCGTCGACGACGTCCAGTCAGAGCTCAACGCCGTGTTCAACCTCGACGAGTACCTCGGCCCGGGTGACGAGTCGAACGGGAACGAGCCGGTGACGATCAGCGTGGAGAGCGGGGACGACAGCGACGGGCCCGACGGCCCGACCGGGAACGGAGTCGACGCCGCGAGCGGCGATTCCGACGCGCGCCACGAGATCGACGTCGACTCGGCCGACGAGGACCTCGGCGAGAGCGACGGTTCCGACGGGTCCGGCCCGTCGAGCGACGCCGCGGGCGAGTGA
- a CDS encoding COG1470 family protein: protein MGGTDEANEPTETDGGGHGGVAVDAPPDGRREIPDGRTPGTRTLRSRGRRRFLRGALALGLPAALGGTAAAQSSDVDVAFRDAVTAEITGDVASIEGLHCYVWSHVDVVDDHLLLEDLDPSWSNEVLDGGLRVIRYDPDEGDLVVALNTVAYNYLATIDVYTSGDPDFFGDHADLTARNDHEVVAAMADTTLPDGPFGRDDTASADVTVANLRDDDREVFVGFSAIDPEGGVRTNDRTTGQSVALDGDGSQTVTVSWDVESDAPTGDYDAHLAVWEEADRDALETKCDELYAEAAFEVREDGDVGATLVDASVPGGTYGSGEAVTATATVENEAAAERTYFVGYSAIDPDGLAHTNDRTTGRAVTFGPGERRDVTVSWAVESDAPDGSYDAQIAVWAESDRDALETKLDERILRDAFAVGEAPKIDARIEDVAVSGGTYGDGDVVETDVTVTNTGSDDHTFFVGYSAIDPEGLAHTNGGTTGGPATLSAGETSTVTVEWTVESGAPAGSYDVHVAVWAESDPDELETNLAERVVEDAVEVA, encoded by the coding sequence ATGGGCGGTACTGACGAAGCGAACGAACCCACGGAAACGGACGGCGGTGGTCACGGCGGAGTGGCGGTCGACGCCCCTCCCGACGGCCGCCGGGAGATTCCCGACGGTCGCACTCCGGGCACGCGTACACTCCGGTCGCGCGGCCGTCGGCGATTCCTTCGAGGCGCGCTCGCGCTCGGCCTGCCCGCGGCTCTCGGCGGGACGGCCGCGGCGCAGTCGTCCGACGTAGACGTCGCGTTCCGGGACGCCGTCACCGCCGAGATCACCGGCGACGTCGCGTCGATCGAGGGCCTGCACTGCTACGTGTGGAGCCACGTCGACGTCGTCGACGACCACCTCCTTCTGGAGGACCTCGACCCCTCGTGGTCGAACGAGGTGCTCGACGGCGGCCTCCGGGTGATCCGCTACGACCCCGACGAGGGCGACCTCGTCGTCGCGCTGAACACCGTCGCGTACAACTACCTCGCGACGATCGACGTCTACACCAGCGGGGACCCCGACTTCTTCGGGGACCACGCCGACCTCACGGCGAGGAACGACCACGAAGTGGTCGCCGCGATGGCCGACACGACCCTCCCGGACGGGCCGTTCGGACGCGACGACACCGCGTCCGCCGACGTCACGGTGGCGAACCTCCGGGACGACGACCGGGAGGTGTTCGTCGGCTTCAGCGCCATCGACCCCGAGGGGGGCGTCCGCACGAACGACCGGACGACCGGCCAGTCAGTGGCGCTCGACGGTGACGGATCCCAGACCGTGACGGTCTCCTGGGACGTCGAGTCGGACGCGCCGACGGGCGACTACGACGCTCACCTCGCCGTGTGGGAGGAGGCCGACCGCGACGCGCTGGAGACCAAATGCGACGAGCTCTACGCCGAAGCGGCCTTCGAGGTCCGCGAGGACGGCGACGTGGGCGCGACTCTCGTCGACGCCAGCGTCCCCGGCGGGACCTACGGGTCCGGCGAGGCCGTCACCGCGACCGCGACCGTCGAGAACGAGGCCGCCGCGGAGCGGACGTACTTCGTCGGCTACAGCGCCATCGACCCCGACGGCCTCGCCCACACCAACGACCGGACCACCGGCCGGGCCGTGACCTTCGGCCCCGGCGAGCGGCGTGACGTCACCGTCTCGTGGGCGGTCGAGTCCGACGCGCCCGACGGGAGCTACGACGCGCAGATCGCTGTGTGGGCGGAGAGCGACCGCGACGCCCTGGAGACGAAGCTCGACGAGAGGATTCTGCGGGACGCCTTCGCCGTGGGCGAGGCACCGAAGATCGACGCCCGCATCGAGGACGTCGCCGTGTCCGGCGGCACCTACGGCGACGGCGACGTCGTCGAGACGGACGTCACGGTCACGAACACGGGGTCCGACGACCACACCTTCTTCGTCGGCTACAGCGCCATCGACCCCGAGGGCCTCGCCCACACGAACGGCGGGACGACCGGCGGACCCGCGACCCTCTCCGCCGGCGAGACGAGCACGGTCACCGTCGAGTGGACCGTCGAGTCGGGCGCGCCCGCGGGCAGCTACGACGTCCACGTCGCCGTCTGGGCCGAGAGCGACCCCGACGAACTGGAGACGAACCTCGCCGAGCGCGTCGTCGAGGACGCCGTCGAGGTCGCCTGA
- a CDS encoding fibrillarin-like rRNA/tRNA 2'-O-methyltransferase, which produces MSLPDGVDRREFGGEASLATRGDPVYGEATDGEWRRWNPHRSKLGAMLELGMDTGLAGGETVLYLGAAAGTTVSHVADFAGPTYAVEFAPRPASDLLDAAEPRENLFPLLKDAREPETYAHIVEPVDVVVQDVATRGQALVARRNGLFLEGDGRLLLAIKARSEDVTREPGDVFDDVLDELREDYEVLETERLSPFHEDHLGVVARPKPE; this is translated from the coding sequence GTGAGCCTGCCCGACGGCGTCGACCGCCGCGAGTTCGGCGGCGAGGCGTCGCTGGCGACCCGCGGCGACCCCGTCTACGGCGAGGCGACCGACGGCGAGTGGCGCCGGTGGAACCCCCACCGGTCGAAGCTCGGCGCGATGCTGGAACTGGGAATGGACACCGGGCTGGCCGGCGGCGAGACGGTGCTCTACCTCGGCGCGGCGGCGGGGACGACCGTCAGCCACGTCGCCGACTTCGCGGGCCCGACCTACGCCGTCGAGTTCGCTCCCCGTCCGGCATCGGACCTGCTGGACGCCGCCGAGCCCCGCGAGAACCTGTTCCCGCTGCTCAAGGACGCCCGCGAGCCCGAGACGTACGCCCACATCGTCGAACCGGTCGACGTCGTCGTGCAGGACGTCGCAACGCGCGGGCAGGCGCTGGTCGCGCGGCGCAACGGGCTGTTCCTCGAGGGGGACGGCCGGCTCCTGCTGGCGATCAAGGCCCGCAGCGAGGACGTGACCCGCGAGCCCGGCGACGTGTTCGACGACGTCCTCGACGAACTGCGAGAGGACTACGAGGTGCTGGAGACCGAGCGGCTATCGCCCTTCCACGAGGACCACCTCGGCGTGGTCGCGCGTCCGAAGCCAGAGTGA
- a CDS encoding glucosamine inositolphosphorylceramide transferase family protein: MTGEQSPGGRDRRNRRSFLRNAGTAVALASVAGCVGQASRSDETGSPAGTEASGGTASPDETESPDGAEPSEGSGTPPSFPRPMTVDAPPTLEPHPGADNPVLTDDDVTDREDVHYVADPFVAVADGAYHLFFEAAYDAEDASPDIALASSDDGLGWTYEGIVLDEPEHLAYPAVFRVDGTWYMTPDKSTYDYGGVPEFRLYRADSFPTDWTLVERPIDGEHVGDPTLFRRDGTWYLLSVEQDSVHGTRLHYAPSLLGADWTEHPDSPVTTQPRQFRPAGRPLIDGDDLYLFFQDVERTYGDKVRCFEVTALSEREYGHREIDASPLLEATFDDGWRDQGMHHVDAALPYRGDANVVPVDGKDADDEWSIGVYRVTDRGDP; this comes from the coding sequence GTGACTGGAGAGCAGTCACCAGGCGGCCGCGACAGACGGAATCGCCGGTCGTTCCTGCGGAACGCGGGCACCGCCGTGGCTCTGGCCTCCGTCGCCGGATGCGTCGGCCAGGCGAGCCGGTCCGACGAGACCGGGTCGCCCGCCGGAACCGAGGCATCTGGAGGGACGGCGTCGCCCGACGAAACCGAATCGCCCGACGGGGCTGAACCCTCGGAGGGGTCGGGAACCCCGCCGTCCTTCCCGCGGCCGATGACCGTCGACGCACCGCCCACCCTCGAACCGCACCCCGGGGCCGACAACCCCGTGCTGACCGACGACGACGTCACGGACCGCGAGGACGTCCACTACGTCGCCGACCCCTTCGTCGCCGTCGCCGACGGGGCCTACCACCTCTTTTTCGAGGCGGCCTACGACGCCGAGGACGCCAGTCCAGACATCGCTCTGGCCAGCAGCGACGACGGCCTCGGCTGGACGTACGAGGGGATCGTCCTCGACGAACCGGAGCACCTGGCCTACCCTGCGGTCTTCCGCGTCGACGGAACCTGGTACATGACGCCGGACAAGTCCACCTACGACTACGGCGGCGTCCCGGAGTTCCGCCTCTACCGGGCCGACTCCTTCCCGACGGACTGGACGCTCGTCGAGCGCCCCATCGACGGTGAGCACGTCGGCGACCCGACGCTGTTCCGCCGCGACGGCACCTGGTACCTCCTCTCGGTCGAGCAGGACTCGGTCCACGGGACTCGCCTCCACTACGCCCCCTCACTGCTCGGCGCCGACTGGACCGAACACCCCGACAGTCCAGTGACGACCCAGCCCCGGCAGTTCCGGCCCGCCGGGCGCCCCCTGATCGACGGCGACGACCTGTACCTGTTCTTCCAGGACGTCGAGCGCACCTACGGCGACAAGGTCCGCTGCTTCGAGGTCACGGCGCTGAGCGAGCGCGAGTACGGCCACCGCGAGATCGACGCCTCGCCGCTGCTGGAGGCCACGTTCGACGACGGCTGGCGCGACCAGGGCATGCACCACGTCGACGCCGCGCTCCCCTACCGCGGCGACGCGAACGTCGTCCCCGTCGACGGCAAGGACGCCGACGACGAGTGGTCCATCGGCGTCTATCGCGTGACCGATCGAGGCGACCCGTGA
- a CDS encoding transcription initiation factor IIB family protein: MYRASDHREHEEWLEEIERAADALELDGTARSRAVDLFLTTVPDDDRSKRSALAASLYVGALVSGQERSQTAVADAADVSRLTIQQRWKDLLEEAGLEAPDW; this comes from the coding sequence GTGTACCGCGCCAGCGACCACCGGGAACACGAGGAGTGGCTGGAGGAGATAGAGCGAGCGGCCGACGCCCTGGAGCTGGACGGGACGGCGCGCTCGCGGGCGGTGGACCTGTTCCTGACGACCGTCCCGGACGACGACCGGTCGAAGCGGTCGGCGCTGGCGGCGAGCCTCTACGTCGGCGCGCTGGTCAGCGGCCAGGAGCGGTCCCAGACCGCGGTGGCCGACGCCGCCGACGTCTCCCGGCTGACGATCCAGCAGCGCTGGAAGGATCTGCTGGAGGAGGCGGGGCTGGAGGCGCCCGACTGGTAA
- a CDS encoding NOP5/NOP56 family protein encodes MTDEAGWFAGLDPGDETAAASAIRDGAADEPADWASLAVESGFADDEADYYDRLKAATTAATREAVREQAGAGDQQLIHAVRAVDDCERTANELAERVAEWAESLYDDAGAGVEYARELAEREPEGPGEERLVALAGRVADLADEAEALRERIERSAPEVAPNLSALAGPVLAARLISLAGGLESLAKKPSGTVQVLGAEEALFAHLRGNAPSPKHGIIYTHEAVRGTDPEHRGSAARALAGKLSIAARIDHYSGDLRPELQDDLAERIERIQSRSGGDDA; translated from the coding sequence ATGACCGACGAGGCGGGATGGTTTGCCGGGCTCGACCCCGGAGACGAGACGGCGGCGGCGAGCGCGATACGGGACGGAGCGGCTGACGAACCGGCCGACTGGGCGTCGCTGGCCGTCGAGAGCGGCTTCGCCGACGACGAGGCCGACTACTACGACCGCCTCAAGGCGGCAACGACGGCCGCGACCCGCGAGGCCGTCCGGGAGCAGGCCGGGGCCGGGGATCAACAGTTGATCCACGCCGTCCGGGCCGTCGACGACTGCGAGCGGACGGCCAACGAGCTGGCCGAGCGCGTCGCGGAGTGGGCCGAGAGCCTGTACGACGACGCCGGCGCCGGCGTCGAGTACGCCCGCGAACTCGCCGAGCGAGAGCCGGAGGGCCCCGGCGAGGAGCGCCTCGTCGCGCTGGCGGGGCGGGTCGCGGACCTGGCCGACGAGGCCGAGGCGCTACGAGAACGGATCGAGCGGTCCGCGCCGGAGGTGGCCCCGAACCTCTCTGCGCTGGCGGGGCCGGTGCTGGCCGCACGGCTCATCTCGCTGGCGGGCGGGCTGGAGTCGCTGGCCAAGAAGCCCAGCGGTACCGTCCAGGTGCTCGGCGCGGAGGAGGCCCTGTTCGCGCACCTCCGGGGGAACGCGCCCTCGCCCAAGCACGGGATCATCTACACCCACGAGGCGGTCCGCGGGACCGACCCCGAGCACCGCGGGTCGGCGGCGCGGGCGCTGGCGGGCAAGCTCTCCATCGCGGCGCGGATTGACCACTACAGCGGCGACCTCCGGCCGGAGCTACAGGACGACCTGGCCGAACGGATCGAGCGCATCCAGTCCCGCTCCGGGGGTGACGACGCGTGA
- a CDS encoding MOSC domain-containing protein produces MHTVQQIWTAPAAGEPMEARGSVEAVRDGGLRGDRYFRGTGYYSPFDVCQVTLVDSGAIEYVREEFDVDLTDGRHRRNLVVDADVVDLLDTKFRVGEAVFEGTRRRPPCAHVEEVAGEEGVARALKEERGGICADVVESGEVRVGDELDVLEQLDDPDALADAIRERRER; encoded by the coding sequence ATGCACACAGTCCAGCAGATCTGGACCGCGCCCGCCGCCGGCGAGCCCATGGAAGCCCGCGGGTCCGTCGAGGCCGTCCGCGACGGCGGCCTCCGCGGCGACCGGTACTTCCGCGGCACCGGCTACTATTCGCCCTTCGACGTCTGTCAGGTCACTCTGGTCGACAGCGGGGCCATCGAGTACGTCCGCGAGGAGTTCGACGTCGACCTCACCGACGGCCGCCACCGCCGGAACCTCGTTGTGGACGCCGACGTCGTGGACCTGCTCGACACGAAGTTCCGGGTCGGCGAGGCCGTCTTCGAGGGGACGCGCCGCCGACCGCCCTGCGCCCACGTCGAGGAGGTCGCCGGCGAGGAGGGCGTCGCGCGGGCCCTGAAGGAGGAGCGGGGCGGCATCTGCGCCGACGTGGTCGAATCGGGCGAGGTCCGAGTGGGAGACGAACTGGACGTGCTGGAACAGCTGGACGACCCCGACGCGCTGGCCGATGCGATCCGGGAGCGACGAGAACGTTAG